The DNA segment TCTCGTCAACTGAGCAGGGCATCGTTACCGCTGCATTGTGTGATCCTGCGACGTTATCGGTAGTGTTGGAGAAGAATGCCGCTATGCTAGCGCGGCTCACGTTGTGGTGCCGCAACCGTTGGCCGCCGTCATTAGACGCCTCGACTATGCTGGCGAGTACAACGAGCCAGTCGGATGACGTAGTCAAGGAGAATGAAGGCCCCAAAGCGGCGCACTCGATCGGTGATCAGGTGGAGCAGCACATCCTTTTTCAGCGTCCGTTCAGTGCTGCAGTGGGGCGGTATGTACGTGAGCTGGTGACTTTGAGGGGGCTGAGCAAGGATGTGCTCGAGGCGTGGATGCGGCACGTATGCACTGGTGCTGATgctgcggctggtgctgccgtcgacgGCAGTATTCCGTCTCCGCATCGTGCCATGTTCTCAGCTTTGGTGAAGTTTGCGGTGCTGCATAATCGGTGGCGGCTCAATCcagaggtggaggcgctgcagaaagAGTATGCCATGTAGCCGGAAAGTGAAGTTTGGGCGCGTTGGTCGACAAAAACGAatcgcggaggcggcgtcgcagcttctcctctcgTCCGACGCAGCGCTACCGCACACGAGCATCCAGCATGCCGACAACGTCCCTTTCTTCCAATGTTTTTGTGtgaaaaagggaggaggggcttCTCGTGGCAAACCGTTTCGGAATATCTGCCCTCCGATCCGTCTTCAAGCGCCTCTCAAGAGCACCCATAAAACCCACGTTCACCATCGACCTGgtgcgcttctctctcgccgtaATGAggcgccttctttttttttgtgtgtgtgtgtgcccggcCGGCGGGCTTGTGCTCGAGTGGAATGACACGCCGGACTTGTCTGTCGAGGTTcatacgcacgcatacatatatatatatcatGGGCCGCaacgcacatgcgcagacTCTCGCAAAAGACGATTCAAAGCAGCTCTCTTtatacatacatatgtagagttttttgttgttgatgggtgccggtgcgctcCTACgtgagaggaagagggcggaCGCATACGCATGTGTATAGGTTGTTTCCTGCTTTCGAGGGTGGTGAATTTGTGCGCGTAAGCTTGGCTGCTTAATCCTTCTACATGCTTCTTACTGATGGCTCCCCTCAGGTGGgtttctctctttgtgtgcgcgtgtggatgcgtacgctgcgctgcaggacATCGCCGCACCTCGGCGGTGAgtgtgttggtgtgtgtgtgtgtgctgtcgcTAGATTGTTgagatatatatatatgtgtgatgtgcttgtgtgtgcgctcggttcccttctctcccgtTCCTACAgcgtctttttttcttccagCTTCATGTGCCGCCGGCGTCTTCTTACTTCGATGAGCGTCTGGACCATTCGGCCACCCATCGACGTTCGCTCCTCGTGCCACACCACACATGCCACCGCTTACTTGTGTGTGCTTTGTTTTTCCATCTTTGGTCTCGCTGTGTGGCATAACTTTTTCGATCTTTTGTTTCGtttgctgtggtggtggtccCGTATGCTGCTCCACGATGAGCGCGCACGTCAGCAGCGAAAggaaacgaagaaaaagaaaaccgAAAACACAGTAACGACTACTTTCCGACCTTGCCAATTGCCTGTCCTCTGATGCGCTTGCATCTTTCCAGGCGCGGGTAGGCTttgtgcacacacacacacacagacagacacacagacacatccGCCAGGCAGATCTACCAGCTTCAGAAGTTCCCCCACCAACATCCTACTTATGTCACGTTTAACGTCCACAAGACACGTGCAACTCGCGTGTCGCAGGCTAGGACACTTTCAGAAATTACTGCGATACGTAAAATACACCATGATGCGAATTATGGAGCATGACCAAAAGGGACACAGGAGTCTGCTGTTGCTTCTTGCAGCCAGCAGGCAGAGTTGGTGGCTTGGTTAGCAAACCATCACAAAGAAACAAACACCCTGCGTACTTTGCTGACTAGAGGGCGATGACACCGGAATAGCGGCTCCCTTTCTTGTCCCTCGCTCAACTGCCTTGCGCCGACAGGGCCATGGAGCGCACAGGGTGCCTTGAGTCGGCCCTTTTGTGCTCCACCTTCAcctactctctctctctctctgcttcaACTTCGTCTTCTCGTGCGGGTGTATATATCGACCCTCCCTGTTTCcgtccctctcctccacctcatCTTCTCACCTGTAACCGATAGTGTTTTTTGTCAGATAAGATTCAAACATGCGCAACTACAACAACTTCAACCGCGTGTGGAAggcgccgcgtcgtccgttcgagaaggagcgcctcgACCGCGAGATGAAGCTGTGCGGCCAGTACGGTCTGCGCTGCAAGCGTGAGATCTGGCGTGTGAACATGACGCTGTCCAAGATGCGCCGCACGGCccgtctgctgctgacgctgccggaGAACCACCCCCGCCGTCTGCTGGAGGGTTCCGCCAtcatgcgccgctgccacgagTATGGCTTCCTCGACGAGGAGAAGGACAAGCTGGATTACGTGCTGTCGCTGACGGTGCCGGACATTctcgagcgccgcctgcagaCCATCGTCTTCAAGGCCGGTCTCGCCAAGTCCGTGCACCACGCCCGCGTCCTgattcagcagcgccacatcgccgtcgccaagCAGATTGTGACGATCCCGTCCTTCATCGTGCGCGTGAGCAGTGAGCGCCACATCGCCTTCGCTGATGCTTCGCCGTTCGGCAACGGCCGACCTGGCCGCGtcaagcgcgtgcgcgcgaagGCCGCCAAgcgccacgccggcggcggcgatgacgacgagtAAGATGGAAGAAGCACGCCCTTGTGCCGCACCGGCGTGGAGACGCATTGTGCAGGCTGAAGGCGTTTGCCTCTCATACGATCGACGCTTCGAGTACCTTTGGGCTCCCTGCGTCGCACGTGTACAGAGCGGCCCGACCCCCCCCTCGCGTCCGTCTTGTACGCGGCACTGACTGGGCACGTATACGACGTTGTGAAAACGCCCCGATCGTTtcgttttgcttttttttgctttcctcTATGATCATCATTTCACCGCCCAAATCCCTACACAAAGCATGCGCATCCACGCATCCACCATGGCAGGAGTTGTCGCTGGGGGTTTTCTCAGCGAGGACGTCATCTCCGTATTTGCCCGTACCGTCTCGCGTTTCTTTCGTCCGAGTTCTCGGACGGCGCGAATCTGCCTCCACGTGCCACTGACTATCCGCCGCTAAGTTTGCTTGTGTGGTTGACTTTCAACAGCGAGCGGCGACAGTTGGTGTGGCAGGCGCGGCGGAAAAGCAGACGCGGATATCAACACTATGGATGCTGAGTCGTTGCCAGCTCCATGGGCGGCAGCATTACGTTTCGCAGCCTGCCATCCAGAAGAGCGTCCCTCCCCCAACCAGGTATCGCGCTGTAAATGTGTGTATGCTCCGCGCGACCTCAGAGGACTGTAGCGCGAGCGGCCCTATCACCCACCGCACATGGGCTGctctgcgcctctgcgtTTTATGTGCGTTTCCACTCTCCGCTTCACTGCATCACCGACACGCccctcacccccttccctcacgcacacaaacacacaccaCGGCAACGTCCTACACAATGCGCGCCTCCCGCGCGACTCCACAGTAAACTAGGTTTCTCAAGCTCGAAGTCAATCCACCACTATCTCATACTATACACACCCCATATCCTCTACCCCTTTGACCATTCAAAACATCCGCCATGTCGCGTGTAACGATCTTTCAGAGCCAGCTGCCGGCGTGCAACCGCCTCAAGACGCCGTACGAGTCGGAGCTGATTGCGACGGTCAAGAAGCTGACGACACCGGGCAAGGGCCTCCTGGCGGCGGATGAGTCGATCGGCTCGTGCACGAAGCGGTTCGAGCCGATTGGGCTGAGCAACACGGAGGAGCACCGCCGGCAGTACCGCGCGCTgatgctggaggcggagggctTCGAGCAGTACATCAGCGGCGTCATCCTGCACGAAGAGACGGTTGGCCAGAAAGCGAGCAACGGGCAGACGTTCCCAGAGTACCTGACGGCGCGCGGTGTTGTGCCTGGGATCAAGACGGACATGGGACTGTGTccgctgctcgagggcgCAGAAGGGGAACAGATGACGGAGGGCCTGGACGGCTACGTGAAGCGCGCGTCTGCCTACTACAAGAAGGGATGCCGCTTCTGCAAGTGGCGCAACGTGTACAAGATCCAAAACGGAACGGTGTCGGAGTCCGCAGTGCGCTTCAACGCGGAGACGCTCGCGCGCTACGCGATCCTGTCGCAGATAAGCGGGCTTGTGCCGATCGTGGAACCGGAAGTGATGATCGACGGCAAGCACGATATCGACACCTGCCAGCGCGTTTCAGAGCACGTGTGgcgcgaggtggtggcggcgctgcagcgccacggcgttATTTGGGAGGGTTGCCTGCTGAAGCCGAACATGGTGGTTCCCGGCGCCGAGTCCGGCcagacggcggcaccggcacagGTGGCGCACTACACGGTGATGACGCTTGCGCGCACGATGCCGGCGATGCTACCTGGCGTGATGTTCCTGTCCGGTGGGCTGAGCGAGGTCCAGGCGAGCGAGTACCTGAACGCGATTAACAACAGCCCGCTGCCACGGCCGTATTTCCTGAGTTTCTcgtacgcgcgcgcgcttcaATCTTCTGCGTTGAAGGCGTGGGGTGGAAAGGACtccggcgtcgctgccggacGCCGCGCTTTCTTgcaccgcgcgcgcatgAACTCGATGGCGCAGCTTGGCAAGTACAagcgcgccgacgacgacgcctcctcctcgtccctgTACGTCAAAGGCAACACCTATTAAAACCCTTTTGCGCGTCATGGTCGAGATGACTGGCATGGCTGCGCGTCTCTCTTGTGTGAATCGAGGGCATTGAAAAGAGGGCTCTCTCGTTTCCTTTTTCCCTTGCAAGCGCATCCCATGCAGTGCCATTTTCGTGTTGACGGAGGCTCTCTcaggcggctgccgcgactTTCGAGTTCGGATGTAAAGGGCTCAAACGTGCCTCTCCTCATCTCACGCAATGACGACAGCCTGTCGGCTATCGACTGAGTGGGAGGATgcgggcgcgcgcgccgtAACTTCTCTTTATCTTTGTGGGCATTCCAAAGTACGCTGCACGATTGCCATGGAGAGCGTAGTGCCCTACTCGGCATTCATCTCGCCATTctcctgccctccctcccttcacAAACATGAAAAGAGAAGTAATGCGTATGCAACAGAAGCTAAGCGCACAACGTGTATGAAAGACTCGTGTCccgcatgcatgcatatatatatatatatgtacacaTATACGCACATGGGGACGCACTGATCGCTCCTGACATGGGTGACGAGGCACTTCATCTGCACACTACTGAGTAGGTTGCATCGTCTCCTGTCAAGCAGCATCTATGGAGATATTATCTCTCCCGTCCCTCCgtgcatacacatacacatctATCTATATCGAcatcatatatatatatatatgtgcgcgTTACTGGTGGCAtcgctgcgtgtgcacagGGCCTCTTTGCTggttctcctttttttcttttcccttcttccttttcttttttttttctacaGTTCATTGTGGCGATGTATCCCGTCGTACATCCAGgcaggcacgcgcgtgcacacacgcacatgcacacacaaggaaaagaaaagaaacgaagTTGGGCTTTTCGTCCATCTATTTGAGTGTGTACCCTCAAAAGCAAAAAAACGaaacacaacaacaaaggaactgaagaaagaaagaaggaaagaagagAGTTGCTGGAAGAATGATGCTTCGACAAtattaaaaaaaaaagaacattctgttttgcgtgtgtgtgtgtgcgttctcGAACATTATACCACGAACAGCTCAACAAGTGTACGCATAATGAACTGCAGCTCGTCTAGCTCTCTTGCACCATGCTTGAATCCACGCCGTCCGGAACGAGCCGTCCGGCCCGGAAATGAAGCCGTGCATCTAGCCGACCTCTTTATGTGattcctcgtcccttcttcgcacacacgctgcgccatcggcgccagACGGAGGCGCGGTGTGGACTGCATGCCTCGCGCCAAAGCGGCCCGCGTCCGGGGTGAcatgctcgagggcggaCGCCGCGGGTGCTCCACGTGCATGCCGGATGCGCGCAGGGAGGAAGGCCACCAGCCCCCGGCCAGGCCCCTCCGAGACCCTGCACAtcctgcctgtgtgccatgCTTCTCCGTCTCAGTCGCCTCCACCCGCGGCATGCCATCACGTGGTGCGGTGACGCTTCACATGGGAGGCTCTGGAGGACTCGGCGGTGCACGTCGGGAGTGCTCTCATCCCGCTTCCGGCATCTCTGCCCCGTGAAAGCCCACCCCGGTCGGATCGAGGAGAGATGCCGCGTTTCTCGTACACATGCACATCGGCGCTGTCCCGTATGCATCTCTTCGCACCTTTTCGCTTCATCACTCGTGCTCCTTATTCCCCTGGATGTTTTCCTTGGATGTGATGCCCGATGCCCCAGCTGTGCATGACAGTCCCCGTGCACAGCACTCACATGTCTGCGTCCTGAGGCCTGTTTCAGGACGACGCTGTTGTTGTCTGCGTGACCCGCTAGCTGCATCCTCCAGTTCCAGGGATGCCATGAATGATGTCTGAAGGGGTTGCCGGCTTGTGCTGCAACAGGTGGGGGCGCTGGTATGCGTCTGTGGTGGCAGTGGGCATTCCACcctctgctgcacccgcACGCCTCTCATTAGGAGTGGGTGTGTGTCAAGCAGAAAGGGACCCGCGGATaggcatgcgcgtgcgcacagagagCTCGCAGCTTGTCGTGCTGAGGGAGACACAGAGGGGCATCCATAGACACCCGACGGGGAAGCCCCTGCAGCTCGGGTGGGACGTGCGTAAGCAGGTCAGCTTGCGCagcggagagctgctgctggtcgcTGTGCCGCGCACCGGCGAGTGCGTGCCTTGTTTCGGGGGACGCTCACCCCGCTGCCTGGCGTGCTCGAGCGTCCAGCACGCCACCTTTCAGAGGACGAATCTTAGTTTGGCCTGCATGACATCCTTGCCCGCGGAGGATGTGGGGAGTGTGGCGTGATGAACACAGATGACGTGGTGCCGTGCCGGCGTACGGTTGCGCTGCAAGCCCAGGGGCCCACCACCATGATGGGGCGAAGAGGGCCCAGGAGGGATGGTTCGGCGGCTCCGCATGCACGCCTGGCCATCTTCGATTTGTTCTTGTGGGCGGGGCGATGGCGTGGGAGATCCATGATGCGGCGAGTGTGCTGCGGGCCGCGGTTGGGCCTCTGAGGCGCCGTGATGTGCACAGCCGAGGATGCCGGCGTAGGGCCGACAAACGCCGCGGCTGTCTCTGTGTACcttgctggcgctgctggagcctGTCTCGCAGAACGGTCGCGTAGTCGTCGCGAGGCTATTCGCTGGAGGGGCTTTCGCGACGGGTGGTGGTCGGCGTGACAGGGCGGGCGGAGTGAGAGTGCAGCAGGACTGCATTCATCTCTCGAGGCTGGATGTATGATGAGCATGACCGAGAGAGGGCGGCACGCAGGGCAGCGTCGCAAGAGCTGCTTCCAATCGCGTCAGCTCTGGCGTGCAGAGCGCTGCGTAGGCGGCGTCACCAGAGGGGCCCGCCTTCGTGGGTGTGTTgttggccgccgtcgcgtaTCTTGCCGTGGCCTTGCGGGACACCTcggtgtgcgtctgcgtgacggcgtcggcggtgtgCCGTGCGGTGGTGTGGTTATGGCTTGCACACGTCAGGTGCTCATCATTGGGCCAATCGTGTGGGGTGGCCCCCTCCCTGGCCGGCTGGGTCTTCATCTCGTGTCGGACACCGGGCCGCGCGAGCCGGCCCCCGCCCCGATGGCGTGTGGGCTGCGTGCGATATTGCCTGGTGTGTGGAGATCCTCCTATGCCGCGAGGTGACTGTTAGGTGTGCAGCCCGAGGTGGTGTGTATGCGCCCCGCAGGGACGTGAcagcacagccgcagcgccgctgctgcgccgttgtcgttgagaagagggggagcgCGTACAGTTGTGCCCGTGTCGTCCTCTGTGAGCACGGGGACGCCAGCGGcgtgcctcctctctcttgctgcgcCGGGGTGCTGGAAGGCTGGTACGCCTGGTGCCCTGTGGGGCCTGTAGGGCCTGTGGGAGTGAACTGCGCGTGTTGCACAATGCAGACCCCTGTATCGACGCTTCGTGACGGGGGCGGGCCAGCCAACAGTGGTGCGCTTCGTTGCGCGCACTGGCAGTTGCGCTGCGTCTGGCGCTGGCGGGGCCACGGGCTGCTTCCTGCatcagcgcctcgctgccaaATCAGAAAGCAGGAGTTGGGGGCCGTGTACTCGTTGCATCGCCGGCACGACTCGCCGTGAGCTGGTACGAGCTTCATGGTTGATCGCAGTTCTCGTCAACGAGCCCGCCCAGCGCTGTCTAGCGATACGAAGAGTGGGTACTAGACCGTGAGGTAGCACAGTGCGGTGGCCGGGCATCACCAGGGCAAAAGCGAAGTGGTGCTGAAATAACGTGAAGCGTATTTTCCTTCCGTAAAGAACAGATTACTATCGCGACGACTGCAAGCGTTGCCGGGTGGAGTCGTGCAATGGAGGTTTTCAAGCTTTGGGGATAGTGTATAGCATGAGCTGCCAGCCCTCTGTAGACATGCTCGCGATTAAGCGTCATGCTGCCGGCACTCACGTGGCCGTCAAGCGAACGGAGTTGCGTTCACGACGGTGGCAAGCCTTTGCGCGGTAACCTCAAAGCAAGACGGAACCAATCTCAGTCGCTCAGCCGCTTCCTTTGCCGATGGCAAAGGGAAAGGATTTATGTCGTCGTTTTCATTCTGGTTGACGATccgccgttgccgcagcgttcgccccccccccccgctctcCTTTCTCCTGCCGGAGATGCGAAGACTTCTGTTGGGGCTCACGTCAACCGATaatgtttttttttaatTGTCTTTCTCATATGGCTCTCGTCTCAGTAATGGTCTCCCACGTATTCCTTCACACCCTTTTCGCTCGTGCCTCGCCGGGTACCCGCCAGAAGACGTTTCGCAACGTGCTACAAACCTGCTTGTTCACCCTTCTGTTGTCACTGTACGAGGGATCTCATCGGCTGTGATCGGCATCATGATCGAAAACTACGATACGATTACCGCAGGAAAGCGACTTACGCCGGAGGATTTAGACCAACACATTAAGCGGCTAACAGCGCCACGGCGTGAGGTGGAACTGCGTGACCCGTTCGAGGTGTGTCCGACGAAGCGAATCTCGCCGGAGGCGCTGTCGAGGATGACGGACCGTCTCTATACCCAGAGCCTCCAACACAAACAAGAGCGTCttgcggcggcagagcaggCCGCTTacggtgcgcacacgcgcggcacCTTACTCAGATCCGCACCACTTTCACCACAGGACCAGGAGACATCCGTGAGGCGATTGTTCAACGATGCACTCGAACGGAAGCAGACGAACAtggagcagctccgccgacAACACCAATACCACCGCCCCACCAACGAGACAAAGGTCCCGCTAAACATGTTCGTGCAACATATGTACTACGACCGCCTGGAGGCCAAGAAGAAGACGGAGAAACGCCTTTACGACACGTACCTGGCACCGACAGAAATTCACACCGGCACCATTTCTCGCGAGAAAGCCGACGAGGCATCGAATCGCCTGTGCACCACGAAGGCGGGGGCGTAGTTGTCGCGCGGCAAGTCGGTGCTCGTGTAGCCTTttatttttttcttttcgtcgtATGTACACTATGTACGAAGTGTCTTCTCCGTACCCTCTCCCCAACGCTGCAGCTCGTATCCTCCATTCTGATCGTGTGCGCTTGTGAGTGATACCCGTTTGTGGCTGTCCAGCGAGCAAACATAGCATcgacgcgacggcggcactaCCGTgttctttgtttttcctcttcctgAGGCCCTTTCTGCCAAAAGGAACCGTGACGCACAGAAGAGATGTCTCGCGCTCGGTCTTTGCGGCGGCGTACTGACCTCCCTCTGCTCCTCATGCACACAGGCGATTCGTGAGCCATGCCTCGTTCACGGACGCATCTTTCTTCCCTTGCGCACTTTATCTTCATATCCttccccccgccccctgcTCTATCGCCGGCGCGTGGggtgtatatatacatgcatgcatatatatatatatatacacataaATATGTATGTATGTTATCTTTcacaccgctgccacgcATTATTGGCTCCGGAGCCGGCACACACGACGTCATTTAAAGCGGAGAGGCCCTTCCCATCCTACTCCTTTTGTGtttccctttttgtttctgcCAACAGCGTACTGTGAGTGCAATCACCCCCGCCCCTCACCCACCAGGGCCGACCACCCCGTGTTTGACAtggccgacgccgcggcgtaCCTCAAGCTTGGTAAAAAGATCCAGTCTAGTCGATTCGGAAGGGCCGGCGTGGCTCGAGAGGAAGCAACCGTCATCAAAAACGACGGatgtgcggcagctgctAGCGACGGTGGCACTCCTGGCATAGATGTCACCTCCAACAGTACCACAAGTGGTTTGGTTGTGGTGCAAGTGAATGACGCGCAGCGTGAGGTACAGCAACTGCCaatgaaaaagaaaagggtgGCGAAGCGAtcacgcagcggcagtgacgAAAAGGACCgacctgcagcgccaccggcgaAGTCGAACTCGATGGTGAATGCTACACCCGCGACAAGCACAGGCCAGCCCCCCTCGGAGGACTTATCCACCAGAGGCGTAGTCTTCGAAGATGGGTTAAATTTGACAAATGTGGCGTCGCCCACGGCGCCGGTTCCGCCGGTAGAAGGGGTGGCTCAGCGGATCAATCTCATGGCGAAGTGGTTCCCTGCGTCCTTGCAAGAGCGCAAACTTgacgcagcggtggcaccCTCCATGATGTTTGTGGAGGCGACTGTCGACCGCGTGAACAAAATGCGTGAATATGTCCTTATCCTCCGTTACGGCATCGAGGATGTGGAGGCACTCTTGGAAGAATCGCGGCAAACCCAGTCGAATGTGTGGGGAAAGGAGTCGGCAGACGGCAATTCGACTCATCAGAGGCCGCGGCGAGAATACTGGGACCTGTCGAGTAGCGAGGTTCGTGAGCTAGTGCGCTCGGTTGGTCTCCCGACTttcgcgcaggcgctggctGAGTTTTCGGATGCGGTATTCGGCTCGCACTggtcagctgcagcggctgtctACCGCCTCTTAtctcggcgtcgtcgtgtTTGTGCGCCGATGGACTACAACATCAAGGCCTGGCATGAGTATCTCAATACTCACGGGCCAGAAGGCGGGCGCCCGCCACGGCTTTCGGATGTCCTGTGGCTGAGTGCCGCTAGTGCCTCGGCGATGTTCACCGCCACGGCaagccggctgctgcgcggtgcgcgctgctgcgcggaaCAGATCAGCGTGTCGGATGCTTCGCTGGACGACAGAGCGTCATGCACAGCGTCTGAGGGCGACTCGGGGCCCTCAGATCGACCGAGGTTCTTTGACAACACCGAGACTGCGGCTGAAGAGAACGAGCCGGTGTCGACGCGCGTCTGGCTGATGTCCGCGCCTGTTATTTTTCCGCCGACGCTTAGTCATGAGCAGCGGGCTGTGCTCTCTTTTCTGCGCTTTCTCATGCCGACCTCTCACTCGTTGCGCGAGCGTACGACCTCGGTGGGCTACGGCGTGTGGCTCTTCGCGGCTTTCAGCGCACTCGACATCCCGCTAGACCCTGACACAGACCGCCTGGCGCATGACCTATTCCGCACCTGCTGCCGACATCTTCGCACACTCGCAGCCTGGCAGGGTGTGTCCGGCAGCACCCGCGACTTGCTGCTGAGCAAGCTCCATCCTCGCAGGCCCGACGCGGCTCCACCTTTGTATACCTCCCTCGACGACATTCGCAGAGAGGATGTGCTCGCGCTGTACACGATCGTCGTCGTTCTTGCCCGCTTCTTCCGTCAAAACCAGGACCATTTCATGCCTTTGTGAGTGTTTCCACAACGCCGCTGGCAGAGTACGATTCACGCGCATTCCTTGCAGTGCGCCACTTTGTTAGCCTGCATCCGTATATCTGTGCGCTTGTGGGAGTGTGGCGGGAGtggcctgtgtgtgcgtgtgtgcgtacgttGGCAATGGACATGATCAtaggcccccctcccttgaGCCAGCTTCCAGTATAAGCTCGCTAAAAGGGATAAAGAAAAGACAGCGGACTCGCCTGCCGTCATGGGCGGCCACAAAGTGATCCGATCCTCCATCATCTGAATCTTGTCAGGAGGCCTGTTTTTTCTTGTCGTTGTCCCAGCGCTTTTGCTGACCTCTGATAGCCAGTtcaggagggggaggggcgccgcgtcgcggcACCAGGACCCAGCCACCCACGCACAGTGTGTGTGGGGACGCCAAGCACCTACGGCGTCAGGTGGGGGTGGGCCATCAGAGCGatttgccgctgccggcgtcggcggggAGACACGCCTGTGCCACCCGTATGACGCGGCAGAGCGTCCGTGCAGCTCGAACGCACCTCACACCCGGCTCTCGGTCTCcactggtggtggtggtggtggtgggagggggtggggggcctCTGCGCCACTCCGGGGGAGCGGAGTTGGTGAGAAGAGTTTGGGGCACAGGCCGTGCTCGggtgactgagtcggcgccTTGCGGCAACgcgtgcctgccgctgcttcgcaccggGCTGATGGGAGCCTCTGAACGATTGGGAGAAAATGGAATTGAACTCTTGCTGAGTGGCAGAGGAGACGCTGTGGCACTTGATAAAAAAAATCGGTTTGTGTCTAACAGAAGCCACTGCACACGAATTCAAGGCGTGCTTGCACATTTCTTAAAGGTGCGCATGATAGGCTATCCGAGGTACTCCTCATGGGATTGCTCTTGTCGCTCTTCTGCCCACTCCTCTTACTCCTCACATCCCTCGAACACGATTCCGTCTCTGTTTTTCATCTTGGCCTCTCAATTCTTTTGTATGAATGCCTTTTgggccgcctccttcctGTATGGCAATTCGAGGCgggagacgacgacgcgcacTTTGGGTGCATTTTAGTTTTATGTGTCGTTTGCATacgtgtgggcgtgtgtgtgtgagagtcATTGATGGCATTCCGTGTGTTCTAGCGGCATAGAATCATCtctcgtttctttttcttcacctccgcatacacacacacacacacacacgcacaagcataCGTATACGTACGCATACATACGCACCGGGGCACTCGGTGGGTTCCGACAGCGTTTTGACGAGCTGGTGAAGCTTATCACCTCTTTTATGGGGTGAGGTGTGGGGGTTAATTTATGAATATTGAGCGCATAGACGACACCACATTTCTCACTccgctccctctttctttcccaACACTAACCACAAGCACCACGAAAGCCAACACCCTGTCTAACGAGCCTTCCCGCGCTACCGTTGATATCGGAGACCACGCACGCCGACTCTCACACAGAGGAATCACTGCCATGTTCA comes from the Leishmania infantum JPCM5 genome chromosome 36 genome and includes:
- a CDS encoding putative 40S ribosomal protein S9, whose amino-acid sequence is MRNYNNFNRVWKAPRRPFEKERLDREMKLCGQYGLRCKREIWRVNMTLSKMRRTARLLLTLPENHPRRLLEGSAIMRRCHEYGFLDEEKDKLDYVLSLTVPDILERRLQTIVFKAGLAKSVHHARVLIQQRHIAVAKQIVTIPSFIVRVSSERHIAFADASPFGNGRPGRVKRVRAKAAKRHAGGGDDDE
- the ALD gene encoding fructose-1,6-bisphosphate aldolase produces the protein MSRVTIFQSQLPACNRLKTPYESELIATVKKLTTPGKGLLAADESIGSCTKRFEPIGLSNTEEHRRQYRALMLEAEGFEQYISGVILHEETVGQKASNGQTFPEYLTARGVVPGIKTDMGLCPLLEGAEGEQMTEGLDGYVKRASAYYKKGCRFCKWRNVYKIQNGTVSESAVRFNAETLARYAILSQISGLVPIVEPEVMIDGKHDIDTCQRVSEHVWREVVAALQRHGVIWEGCLLKPNMVVPGAESGQTAAPAQVAHYTVMTLARTMPAMLPGVMFLSGGLSEVQASEYLNAINNSPLPRPYFLSFSYARALQSSALKAWGGKDSGVAAGRRAFLHRARMNSMAQLGKYKRADDDASSSSLYVKGNTY